In Vicinamibacteria bacterium, the DNA window GCGCCGCAGGCGGACGACATGACCACGCTGGCTCTCAGGTTTGGCGTGAGCAAGGTCCCGTGCGGCGACGAGACGAAGGCGGCAGCGAGTCTGGCCTGAAGGAGGAATTCCAGTGACCAGCTCCTTCAAGATCGAAACGTCCCTGCACGACAAACTCTCGGTCATCGCTCTCGAAGGCCACGTCGACGCGCACACCGCGCCGCGGTTCGAGGAGGTCGTCGTGGCCGAGCTCGCCGCCGGACGGCGGCAGATCATCGTCGATTGCACCCGAATGACCTACATCTCATCGGCCGGCCTGGGGGTGTTCATGAGCTACGTCGAGGAGATTCGCGAGCAAGGCGGCGACCTCAAGATCTGCGGAGCGATTCCGAAGGTACAGTCCACCTTCGAGATTCTCGGCTTCCCGGAAGTCTTCGATATTCTCCCCGACCTCGAGGCGGCGGTGCGGCGCTTCCGCGATGTCCCGGTCCGGGAGGATTGAGTTGGCCGGCGTCGAGCGACGGTTCCTGCTGACCGTGCCTTCGTCCACCGAGAACCTCGTTCTCATCCGCGAGTTCGTCACCACCGTAGGCCAGCAGGCGGGCCTCGAAGAGGCCGACGTGGGCCGGCTGGAGCTCGCCGTGGACGAAGCTTGCGCCAACGTCATGGAACACGCCTACGGCCACGACGACACGCAGGAAGTCGTGGTCCGGGCGACCTTCGACCACGAGACGCTCCACATCGTGGTCGAGGACACGGGTCTCGGCTTCGATCCCGGCGCGGTCCCCGAAGAGCACCTGGAGCACCTCATCGCGAGCCGCAAGTCCGGCGGGCTCGGGATGCGGCTCATCAAGTCGGTGATGGATGAGGTTCGCTACGAGTTCGTCCCCGGCCACAAGAACGAGCTCCATATGTTGAAGCGGATCCGCAGGCCCTGAGGGTGGAGAAGACGCTTCTCCGAGCCTCGCGCCTGGAGGCACTGCTGGAGTCGGCGCGTCTCCTTCACGGCGCGCGCGATCTGGACGAGCTGC includes these proteins:
- a CDS encoding STAS domain-containing protein, whose translation is MTSSFKIETSLHDKLSVIALEGHVDAHTAPRFEEVVVAELAAGRRQIIVDCTRMTYISSAGLGVFMSYVEEIREQGGDLKICGAIPKVQSTFEILGFPEVFDILPDLEAAVRRFRDVPVRED
- a CDS encoding ATP-binding protein, translated to MAGVERRFLLTVPSSTENLVLIREFVTTVGQQAGLEEADVGRLELAVDEACANVMEHAYGHDDTQEVVVRATFDHETLHIVVEDTGLGFDPGAVPEEHLEHLIASRKSGGLGMRLIKSVMDEVRYEFVPGHKNELHMLKRIRRP